A single window of Modestobacter italicus DNA harbors:
- the map gene encoding type I methionyl aminopeptidase, producing the protein MIQIKTAHEIELMRASGLVTAGAIAAVRAAVRPGVSTGELDAIAEDHIRSAGAVPNFLGYHGFTGTICASINDEVVHGIPDPDRTLAEGDNISIDCGAVLAGWHSDSAVTVTVGEASAADLELLAVTERSMWAGLAKAVAGGRLTDISHAVEESIVAHEHPYGIVDHYGGHGIGTEMHQDPHVLNYGRAGRGPKLVPGLVLAIEPMVTIGDPATAELDDGWTVVTKDGSRAAHFEHSVAITPEGPWVLTAEDGGVAGLAPFGVRARQ; encoded by the coding sequence ATGATCCAGATCAAGACAGCGCACGAGATCGAGCTGATGCGCGCCTCCGGGCTCGTCACGGCCGGGGCCATCGCGGCCGTCCGCGCCGCGGTGCGCCCCGGCGTGAGCACCGGTGAGCTCGACGCCATCGCCGAGGACCACATCCGGTCCGCCGGCGCCGTGCCGAACTTCCTCGGCTACCACGGGTTCACCGGGACCATCTGCGCCTCGATCAACGACGAGGTCGTGCACGGCATCCCGGACCCGGACCGCACGCTGGCTGAGGGCGACAACATCTCCATCGACTGCGGTGCGGTCCTGGCCGGCTGGCACAGCGACTCGGCGGTCACGGTGACCGTCGGGGAGGCCTCCGCCGCGGACCTCGAGCTGCTCGCGGTGACCGAGCGGTCGATGTGGGCCGGGCTGGCCAAGGCGGTCGCCGGTGGCCGGCTGACCGACATCAGCCACGCGGTCGAGGAGTCGATCGTCGCGCACGAGCACCCGTACGGGATCGTCGACCACTACGGCGGGCACGGCATCGGCACCGAGATGCACCAGGACCCGCACGTGCTCAACTACGGGCGGGCGGGCCGCGGCCCCAAGCTGGTCCCCGGGCTGGTGCTGGCGATCGAGCCGATGGTGACCATCGGGGACCCGGCCACCGCCGAGCTGGACGACGGGTGGACCGTCGTGACCAAGGACGGCTCGCGCGCGGCCCACTTCGAGCACAGCGTCGCGATCACCCCCGAGGGCCCCTGGGTGCTCACCGCCGAGGACGGCGGCGTCGCCGGCCTCGCACCGTTCGGGGTCCGCGCGCGTCAGTGA
- a CDS encoding adenylate kinase, whose protein sequence is MRVVLLGPPGAGKGTQAQVIAGRLGVPAISTGDIFRANVSGQTELGQQAKAYMDAGDLVPDEITVAMVSDRLAEPDAKAGFLLDGFPRTIAQADQLRDSLAEMGHALDCCLELVVDEDELVRRLSGRRMLVDGVWVQREDDKPETVRHRLEVYREQTAPLSGFYERAGLLTRIDAIGEIDEVTRRALEALGADHALAQDAAGDRAED, encoded by the coding sequence GTGCGCGTCGTGCTGCTGGGCCCTCCCGGAGCGGGCAAGGGGACCCAGGCTCAGGTCATCGCCGGTCGCCTGGGCGTCCCGGCCATCTCCACCGGTGACATCTTCCGGGCCAACGTGAGCGGGCAGACCGAGCTGGGCCAGCAGGCCAAGGCCTACATGGACGCCGGCGACCTGGTGCCCGACGAGATCACCGTCGCGATGGTCTCCGACCGGCTCGCCGAGCCCGACGCCAAGGCCGGCTTCCTGCTCGACGGCTTCCCGCGCACGATCGCCCAGGCCGACCAGCTGCGCGACTCGCTGGCCGAGATGGGCCACGCGCTGGACTGCTGCCTCGAGCTCGTCGTCGACGAGGACGAGCTGGTCCGCCGGCTGTCCGGTCGCCGGATGCTGGTCGACGGCGTCTGGGTGCAGCGCGAGGACGACAAGCCCGAGACCGTCCGGCACCGGCTGGAGGTCTACCGGGAACAGACGGCGCCGCTGTCGGGGTTCTACGAGCGGGCCGGACTGCTGACCCGCATCGACGCGATCGGTGAGATCGACGAGGTCACCCGCCGCGCCCTCGAGGCGCTCGGGGCCGACCACGCGCTGGCCCAGGACGCGGCCGGCGACCGGGCCGAGGACTGA
- the secY gene encoding preprotein translocase subunit SecY has product MLQAFAAAFRTPDLRRKLLFSLALIAVYRLGASVPGPGVSIEAINSCLDQANASDQRDVYSLVNLFSGGALLRLSVFALGIMPYITASIIVQLLVVVIPRFEQLKKEGQSGQAKLTQYTRYLTIALAVLQSTGIIALARSGQLFPSCSQDIIPSDSVWTTIVLVVTLTAGTAVIMWLGELLTEKGIGNGMSVLIFTSIAARIPAEGGAILQSRGGFVFALICVLAVLVIASVVYVEQAQRRIPVQYAKRMVGRRMYGGTSTYLPLKVNQAGVIPVIFASSLLYLPQLITQLQGDSTGAVRRFVENYLVDQSSPVHIAVYFALIIFFTYFYVSITFNPEERADDMKRYGGFIPGIRPGRPTAEYLQYVLSRITLPGSIYLGLVAVLPNLFLSITQEGQNQNFPFGGTAVLIMVGVGLETVKQIETQLNQRSYEGFLR; this is encoded by the coding sequence GTGCTGCAGGCGTTCGCCGCGGCGTTCCGGACGCCAGACCTCCGGCGCAAGCTGCTGTTCTCCCTGGCGCTGATCGCCGTGTACCGGCTGGGCGCCAGCGTGCCCGGCCCCGGCGTCTCGATCGAGGCGATCAACAGCTGCCTCGACCAGGCCAACGCCTCCGACCAGCGGGACGTCTACTCGCTGGTCAACCTGTTCTCCGGCGGAGCGCTGCTGCGCCTGTCGGTGTTCGCGCTCGGGATCATGCCGTACATCACGGCGAGCATCATCGTGCAGCTGCTGGTGGTGGTCATCCCGCGGTTCGAGCAGCTGAAGAAGGAAGGGCAGTCGGGTCAGGCGAAGCTGACCCAGTACACCCGCTACCTGACCATCGCGCTCGCCGTGCTGCAGAGCACCGGGATCATCGCGCTGGCCCGCAGCGGCCAGCTCTTCCCGAGCTGCTCGCAGGACATCATCCCGTCGGACTCGGTGTGGACCACGATCGTCCTGGTCGTCACGCTGACCGCCGGCACCGCCGTCATCATGTGGCTGGGCGAGCTGCTGACCGAGAAGGGGATCGGCAACGGCATGTCCGTGCTGATCTTCACCTCGATCGCCGCCCGGATCCCCGCCGAGGGCGGCGCGATCCTGCAGAGCCGCGGTGGCTTCGTCTTCGCCCTGATCTGCGTGCTCGCCGTGCTGGTGATCGCCTCGGTGGTCTACGTCGAGCAGGCGCAACGGCGCATCCCGGTGCAGTACGCCAAGCGGATGGTCGGCCGCCGGATGTACGGCGGCACGTCGACCTACCTGCCGCTGAAGGTCAACCAGGCCGGCGTCATCCCGGTCATCTTCGCGTCGTCCCTGCTCTACCTGCCCCAGCTGATCACCCAGCTGCAGGGCGACTCGACCGGTGCGGTCCGCCGGTTCGTGGAGAACTACCTGGTCGACCAGAGCAGCCCGGTGCACATCGCGGTGTACTTCGCGCTGATCATCTTCTTCACGTACTTCTACGTGTCGATCACGTTCAACCCGGAGGAACGGGCCGACGACATGAAGCGCTATGGCGGCTTCATCCCCGGCATCCGGCCCGGCCGCCCCACCGCGGAGTACCTGCAGTACGTGCTGTCCCGGATCACCCTGCCCGGGTCGATCTACCTCGGGTTGGTGGCGGTGCTGCCCAACCTGTTCCTGTCGATCACGCAGGAGGGGCAGAACCAGAACTTCCCGTTCGGCGGGACCGCGGTGCTGATCATGGTGGGAGTTGGCTTGGAGACGGTGAAGCAGATCGAGACGCAGCTCAACCAGCGCAGCTACGAAGGGTTCCTCCGCTAG
- the rplO gene encoding 50S ribosomal protein L15 — protein sequence MTLKVHHLRPAPGAHTKKTRVGRGEGSKGKTAGRGTKGSGARVQVSARFEGGQTPLHMRLPKLSGFTNNNKVVFQVVNLDRIASLFPQGGSINPDTLADAGAVRRGQPVKVLGTGELGGVTVHVHAHAFSQSAQEKIGAAGGSTTQI from the coding sequence ATGACTCTGAAGGTCCACCACCTGCGTCCGGCCCCGGGCGCCCACACCAAGAAGACCCGCGTGGGTCGTGGTGAGGGCTCCAAGGGCAAGACCGCCGGTCGCGGCACCAAGGGCTCCGGCGCCCGCGTGCAGGTCTCGGCCCGCTTCGAGGGTGGCCAGACCCCCCTGCACATGCGGCTGCCGAAGCTCTCGGGCTTCACCAACAACAACAAGGTCGTCTTCCAGGTCGTCAACCTGGACCGGATCGCCTCCCTGTTCCCGCAGGGCGGCTCGATCAACCCGGACACGCTGGCCGACGCCGGCGCCGTCCGGCGCGGTCAGCCGGTCAAGGTGCTCGGCACGGGCGAGCTGGGCGGCGTGACGGTGCACGTGCACGCGCACGCGTTCTCCCAGTCCGCCCAGGAGAAGATCGGCGCTGCCGGGGGCAGCACCACCCAGATCTGA
- the rpmD gene encoding 50S ribosomal protein L30 — protein sequence MAQLKVTQIKSAIGTKPNQRQTLRSLGLKRISDSVVQEDRPEIRGMVATVPHLVTVEEIV from the coding sequence ATGGCTCAGCTGAAGGTCACGCAGATCAAGTCGGCCATCGGCACCAAGCCGAACCAGCGTCAGACGCTGCGTTCGCTGGGGCTGAAGCGGATCAGCGACTCGGTCGTCCAGGAGGACCGTCCCGAGATCCGCGGGATGGTCGCGACGGTGCCGCACCTGGTCACCGTCGAAGAGATCGTCTGA
- the rpsE gene encoding 30S ribosomal protein S5 produces the protein MPGPQRRGGGAGGTGGPGGAGGGNDRRDRRDGGRGPGGAAEKSQFIERVVAINRVSKVVKGGRRFSFTALVIVGDGDGKVGVGYGKAKEVPAAIAKGVEEAKKHFYNVPRIASTIPHPVQGEAAAGVVLLKPASPGTGVIAGGPVRAVLECAGIHDVLSKSLGSSNPINIVHATMQALKDLVRPEEIAARRGLPLEDVAPAAMLRARAGQGV, from the coding sequence ATGCCAGGACCACAGCGACGCGGCGGTGGCGCCGGCGGGACCGGTGGCCCCGGCGGCGCAGGCGGCGGCAACGACCGCCGGGACCGTCGTGACGGCGGTCGCGGCCCGGGCGGTGCCGCGGAGAAGAGCCAGTTCATCGAGCGGGTCGTCGCGATCAACCGCGTGTCCAAGGTCGTCAAGGGTGGTCGGCGCTTCAGCTTCACCGCCCTGGTGATCGTGGGCGACGGCGACGGCAAGGTCGGCGTGGGCTACGGCAAGGCCAAGGAGGTGCCCGCGGCGATCGCCAAGGGCGTCGAGGAGGCCAAGAAGCACTTCTACAACGTGCCCCGCATCGCCAGCACCATCCCGCACCCGGTGCAGGGTGAGGCGGCCGCCGGTGTGGTGCTGCTCAAGCCGGCCAGCCCCGGTACCGGTGTCATCGCCGGTGGCCCGGTGCGCGCCGTCCTCGAGTGCGCCGGCATCCACGACGTGCTCTCCAAGAGCCTCGGGTCCTCGAACCCGATCAACATCGTCCACGCGACCATGCAGGCGCTCAAGGACCTCGTCCGTCCCGAGGAGATCGCGGCCCGCCGCGGTCTGCCCCTGGAGGACGTCGCCCCGGCCGCCATGCTGCGCGCGCGGGCCGGTCAGGGGGTCTGA
- the rplR gene encoding 50S ribosomal protein L18: MAQAAKTEKGARVHKPVGTDVSTARRVSRLRRHNRLRKRVGGTPERPRLVVKRSSRHIHVQVVDDTVGRTLASASTMDASLRGSEGDKSTLARQVGALVAERAKAAGIDAVVFDRGGNRYAGRIAALADGAREGGLDF; encoded by the coding sequence ATGGCACAGGCAGCCAAGACCGAGAAGGGTGCCCGGGTGCACAAGCCCGTCGGCACCGACGTCAGCACCGCGCGCCGCGTCTCGCGGCTGCGGCGCCACAACCGCCTGCGCAAGCGGGTGGGTGGCACGCCGGAGCGCCCGCGCCTGGTCGTCAAGCGCAGCTCCCGGCACATCCACGTCCAGGTGGTCGACGACACGGTCGGCCGCACCCTGGCCAGCGCGTCGACGATGGACGCCAGCCTGCGGGGGAGCGAGGGCGACAAGTCCACGCTGGCCCGCCAGGTCGGTGCCCTGGTCGCCGAGCGCGCCAAGGCCGCCGGCATCGACGCGGTCGTCTTCGACCGCGGCGGCAACCGGTACGCCGGTCGCATCGCGGCGCTCGCCGACGGTGCCCGCGAGGGTGGGCTGGACTTCTGA
- the rplF gene encoding 50S ribosomal protein L6: MSRIGRLPIPVPSGVDVAIDGRTVNVSGPKGKLSHTVAAPITVERGEEGTLLVQRPDDERESRALHGLSRTLIANMITGVTQGYDKTLEIVGVGYRVQARGSDLEFALGFSHPVVVKAPEGISFTVEAPTRLRVTGIDKQQVGEVAAKIRKIRKPDPYKGKGVRYQGEVVKRKVGKTGK; encoded by the coding sequence ATGTCACGGATCGGACGACTCCCGATTCCGGTGCCCAGCGGTGTGGACGTCGCCATCGACGGGCGCACGGTCAACGTCTCGGGCCCGAAGGGGAAGCTCAGCCACACGGTGGCTGCTCCCATCACCGTCGAGCGCGGTGAGGAGGGCACGCTGCTGGTGCAGCGTCCCGACGACGAGCGCGAGAGCCGGGCCCTGCACGGCCTGTCCCGCACGCTCATCGCGAACATGATCACCGGCGTCACCCAGGGCTACGACAAGACCCTGGAGATCGTCGGCGTCGGCTACCGCGTGCAGGCCCGCGGGTCGGACCTCGAGTTCGCCCTCGGCTTCAGCCACCCGGTCGTCGTGAAGGCCCCCGAGGGGATCTCCTTCACCGTCGAGGCCCCCACCCGCCTGCGGGTGACCGGCATCGACAAGCAGCAGGTCGGCGAGGTCGCGGCCAAGATCCGCAAGATCCGCAAGCCCGACCCGTACAAGGGCAAGGGCGTGCGGTACCAGGGCGAGGTCGTCAAGCGCAAGGTCGGGAAGACGGGCAAGTGA
- the rpsH gene encoding 30S ribosomal protein S8, protein MTMTDPIADMLTRLRNANQAYHDAAAMPSSKLKTHIAEILQKEGYIGGWTVNDVEVDGHIRKELVVSLKYGPNRERSIAGVRRVSKPGLRVYAKSTALPKVLGGLGVAIISTSTGLLTDKQATKKGVGGEVLAYVW, encoded by the coding sequence ATGACGATGACCGACCCGATCGCGGACATGCTCACGCGGCTGCGGAACGCCAACCAGGCGTACCACGACGCAGCTGCCATGCCGTCGTCGAAGCTCAAGACGCACATCGCCGAGATCCTCCAGAAGGAGGGTTACATCGGCGGCTGGACCGTCAACGACGTCGAGGTGGACGGCCACATCCGCAAGGAGCTCGTGGTCTCCCTCAAGTACGGCCCCAACCGCGAGCGCAGCATCGCCGGCGTCCGTCGGGTCTCCAAGCCCGGCCTGCGTGTCTACGCCAAGTCGACCGCCCTGCCGAAGGTGCTCGGCGGCCTCGGGGTGGCGATCATCTCCACCTCCACCGGGCTGCTGACCGACAAGCAGGCGACCAAGAAGGGCGTGGGTGGGGAAGTCCTCGCCTACGTCTGGTAA
- a CDS encoding type Z 30S ribosomal protein S14: MAKKALVNKAARTPKFKVRGYTRCQRCGRPHAVFRKFGLCRICVREMAHAGELPGVTKSSW; encoded by the coding sequence ATGGCCAAGAAGGCTCTTGTCAACAAGGCGGCGCGCACGCCGAAGTTCAAGGTGCGCGGCTACACCCGCTGCCAGCGCTGCGGTCGCCCGCACGCCGTGTTCCGCAAGTTCGGCCTGTGCCGGATCTGCGTCCGCGAGATGGCCCACGCCGGCGAGCTGCCCGGCGTGACCAAGTCCAGCTGGTGA
- the rplE gene encoding 50S ribosomal protein L5, with protein MSAPTRELPRMLARYREEIAPALLSEFGYSNVMQIPGLVKIVVNMGVGEATRDAKLMDGAVRDLTAITGQKPAVVRARKSIAQFKLREGMPIGAKVTLRGDRMWEFLDRLLSLALPRIRDFRGLNPKQFDGHGNYTFGLTEQSMFREIDVDKIDRPRGMDITLVTTATTDEEGRELLSLLGFPFAGQTVVNATR; from the coding sequence ATGAGCGCACCCACCCGCGAGCTGCCCCGCATGCTGGCCCGCTACCGCGAGGAGATCGCTCCCGCGCTGCTGTCGGAGTTCGGCTACTCGAACGTCATGCAGATCCCCGGCCTGGTCAAGATCGTCGTCAACATGGGCGTCGGCGAGGCCACCCGGGACGCCAAGCTGATGGACGGCGCGGTCCGCGACCTCACCGCCATCACCGGCCAGAAGCCCGCCGTCGTCCGGGCCCGCAAGTCCATCGCGCAGTTCAAGCTGCGCGAGGGCATGCCCATCGGCGCGAAGGTCACCCTCCGCGGTGACCGGATGTGGGAGTTCCTGGACCGGCTGCTGTCGCTGGCCCTGCCCCGCATCCGTGACTTCCGCGGCCTGAACCCCAAGCAGTTCGACGGTCACGGCAACTACACGTTCGGTCTGACCGAGCAGTCGATGTTCCGCGAGATCGACGTCGACAAGATCGACCGGCCGCGTGGCATGGACATCACGCTGGTCACCACCGCCACCACCGACGAGGAGGGCCGCGAGCTGCTGTCGCTGCTCGGCTTTCCCTTCGCCGGCCAGACCGTCGTGAACGCGACCCGCTGA
- the rplX gene encoding 50S ribosomal protein L24, which yields MTDHASGKTPSMKVKKGDQVVVLSGKDKGAKGRVIAAFPKTQKVLVEGIGRVKKHTRISTSQRGAQQGGIVTQEAAVHVSNVMVIDSEDKPTRVGYRKDEEGRSIRVSRRTGKDL from the coding sequence ATGACCGACCACGCCAGCGGGAAGACCCCGTCGATGAAGGTCAAGAAGGGCGACCAGGTCGTCGTCCTGTCCGGCAAGGACAAGGGAGCCAAGGGCCGCGTCATCGCCGCCTTCCCGAAGACCCAGAAGGTCCTGGTCGAGGGCATCGGCCGGGTGAAGAAGCACACCCGGATCAGCACCTCCCAGCGCGGTGCCCAGCAGGGCGGGATCGTCACGCAGGAGGCGGCCGTGCACGTGAGCAACGTGATGGTCATCGACTCCGAGGACAAGCCGACCCGGGTCGGCTACCGCAAGGACGAGGAAGGCCGCAGCATCCGGGTCTCGCGGCGCACCGGTAAGGACCTCTGA